One Bos taurus isolate L1 Dominette 01449 registration number 42190680 breed Hereford chromosome 3, ARS-UCD2.0, whole genome shotgun sequence DNA window includes the following coding sequences:
- the FCER1A gene encoding high affinity immunoglobulin epsilon receptor subunit alpha precursor, translating to MPTIPMGAPALLWIALLLFSPDGMSAAIWKSKVSLNPPWRKILKGDAVTLTCGTNGSSEDQSSLWIHNGTSFTTNNSRWHIVKARMQDSGEYQCRIKGFAISEPVYLNVISDWLIIQASAEVMMEGESLFLRCHSWKNLNVFKVIYYKDNKALKYWYENHNISITNVTEGNSGIYYCVGRIQRLPYISNKLKIIVKKPYPQSNYFWLQFLIPLLVVILFAVDTGLLISTQQQFTLLLKMKRTRKRNRFTDPQPKPDPPGN from the exons ATGCCTACTATTCCCATGGGAGCCCCTGCCCTGCTGTGGATAGCTCTGCTGCTTTTCT CTCCAGATGGCATGTCAGCAG CCATCTGGAAATCTAAGGTGTCCTTGAATCCACCATGGAGAAAAATACTTAAAGGAGATGCTGTGACTCTTACATGTGGTACGAATGGTTCCTCTGAAGACCAGTCCTCTCTGTGGATCCACAATGGAACCAGTTTCACAACGAATAATTCAAGATGGCACATTGTGAAAGCACGCATGCAGGACAGTGGGGAATACCAATGCCGAATCAAAGGATTTGCCATCAGTGAACCCGTATACCTAAATGTCATCAGTG aCTGGTTGATCATTCAGGCCTCTGCTGAGGTGATGATGGAGGGTGAGTCCCTCTTCCTCAGGTGCCACAGTTGGAAGAATCTGAATGTCTTCAAGGTGATCTACTACAAGGATAACAAAGCTCTCAAGTACTGGTATGAGAACCACAACATCTCCATCACCAATGTCACAGAAGGGAACAGTGGCATCTATTACTGTGTGGGCAGAATTCAGAGGCTGCCCTACATCTCTAATAAACTCAAGATTATAGTAAAAAAAC CATACCCTCAAAGCAACTATTTCTGGCTACAATTTCTTATCCCATTGTTGGTGGTGATTCTGTTTGCTGTGGACACAGGGTTGCTTATCTCGACCCAGCAGCAGTTCACATTACTATTGAAGATGAAGAGAACCAGGAAACGCAACAGATTTACGGACCCACAGCCTAAACCAGATCCCCCAGGGAACTGA
- the FCER1A gene encoding high affinity immunoglobulin epsilon receptor subunit alpha isoform X1, with product MPTIPMGAPALLWIALLLFSPDGMSAAIWKSKVSLNPPWRKILKGDAVTLTCGTNGSSEDQSSLWIHNGTSFTTNNSRWHIVKARMQDSGEYQCRIKGFAISEPVYLNVISDWLIIQASAEVMMEGESLFLRCHSWKNLNVFKVIYYKDNKALKYCIPSKQLFLATISYPIVGGDSVCCGHRVAYLDPAAVHITIEDEENQETQQIYGPTA from the exons ATGCCTACTATTCCCATGGGAGCCCCTGCCCTGCTGTGGATAGCTCTGCTGCTTTTCT CTCCAGATGGCATGTCAGCAG CCATCTGGAAATCTAAGGTGTCCTTGAATCCACCATGGAGAAAAATACTTAAAGGAGATGCTGTGACTCTTACATGTGGTACGAATGGTTCCTCTGAAGACCAGTCCTCTCTGTGGATCCACAATGGAACCAGTTTCACAACGAATAATTCAAGATGGCACATTGTGAAAGCACGCATGCAGGACAGTGGGGAATACCAATGCCGAATCAAAGGATTTGCCATCAGTGAACCCGTATACCTAAATGTCATCAGTG aCTGGTTGATCATTCAGGCCTCTGCTGAGGTGATGATGGAGGGTGAGTCCCTCTTCCTCAGGTGCCACAGTTGGAAGAATCTGAATGTCTTCAAGGTGATCTACTACAAGGATAACAAAGCTCTCAAGTACTG CATACCCTCAAAGCAACTATTTCTGGCTACAATTTCTTATCCCATTGTTGGTGGTGATTCTGTTTGCTGTGGACACAGGGTTGCTTATCTCGACCCAGCAGCAGTTCACATTACTATTGAAGATGAAGAGAACCAGGAAACGCAACAGATTTACGGACCCACAGCCTAA
- the OR10J2 gene encoding olfactory receptor 10J1, whose translation MKTENYTGVREFIFQGFTSFHEHKLTLFVVFLTLYLLTLSGNVIIVTIISIDRHLHTPMYFFLTALSTSETLYTLVIVPRMLSSLVGLSQPISLAGCATQMFFFITLAINNCFLLTAMGYDRYVAICNPLRYMIIMNKRVCAQLVWGACSIGLFVATIQISSVFRLPFCYRKVAHYFCDIRPVMKLSCANTTIHDIINFLISSLVIVVPMVLVFISYVLIISTILKIASAEGRKKAFATCASHLTVVIVHYGCASIAYLKPKSENMRDQDQLISVTYTVSTPLLNPVVYTLRNKEVKDALCRAIGKNLLLRIFGSLIYSLSYSGYFCNHTHTKLILSFFLYLDRVAQFGGKPKLKN comes from the coding sequence ATGAAGACAGAGAACTACACAGGGGTGAGGGAATTTATTTTCCAGGGTTTTACCAGTTTTCATGAACACAAGCTCACCCTCTTTGTGGTTTTCCTTACCTTGTACCTTTTAACCTTGTCTGGCAATGTCATCATTGTGACAATTATCAGCATTGATCGACACcttcacacccccatgtacttcttccttacTGCGCTTTCCACTTCAGAGACTTTGTACACATTGGTCATTGTACCTCGGATGCTATCCAGTCTTGTAGGCCTGAGCCAACCCATCTCCTTGGCTGGCTGTGCCACCCAGATGTTCTTTTTTATCACTTTGGCCATCAACAACTGCTTTCTGCTCACAGCGATGGgatatgaccgctatgtggccatctgcaaccCCTTGAGGTACATGATCATCATGAACAAGAGGGTATGTGCCCAGCTGGTATGGGGGGCCTGCAGCATTGGGTTGTTTGTGGCCACAATTCAGATTTCCTCTGTGTTCAGGCTGCCCTTTTGTTACAGAAAGGTGGCCCATTATTTCTGTGATATCCGCCCGGTTATGAAACTCTCCTGTGCCAACACCACTATACATGACATAATTAATTTCCTTATCAGCTCACTCGTCATTGTGGTGCCCATGGTTCTGGTCTTCATCTCGTATGTCCTCATCATCTCCACCATCCTCAAGATTGCTTCTGCTGAGGGCCGGAAGAAGGCTTTTGCAACCTGTGCCTCCCACCTCACTGTGGTCATTGTCCATTATGGCTGTGCCTCTATCGCCTACCTCAAGCCCAAGTCAGAGAACATGAGGGATCAGGACCAGCTGATTTCAGTGACTTACACAGTTTCCACTCCTCTCCTTAATCCTGTGGTGTACACTCTAAGGAACAAAGAGGTCAAGGATGCCCTTTGCCGTGCTATTGGCAAAAACCTCTTGCTTAGAATCTTTGGTAGTTTGATATATAGCCTGTCATATTCTGGGTATTTTtgtaatcacacacacacaaaattgatCCTATCATTCTTCCTTTACCTAGACAGAGTTGCACAATTTGGTGGCAAGCCTAAATTAAAGAATTAA